The Streptomyces luteogriseus genome includes a window with the following:
- a CDS encoding LacI family DNA-binding transcriptional regulator, which produces MNIGEIAQRAGVSRSTVSYALSGKRSVSEETRRKIQQVIDELGYRPNASARALANGRTSTIGLVFPPAGNHYTGMQLDFIGSVVEAAAVHDYDVLLSPSGVDSDRSFQRLLGERRVDGAILMEIRLEDDRVDHLAELDFPAVAIGRTARPENGWWVSLDHTALAAACVHHLADLGHRRVAFVNRPEQLLRAGYESAHRGLDGFTKAAAERGLTVRTYCCGDDAASGQVCLERILHDDPATTALVTLNEAALGGLYRGLAQAGRHVPRDFSVTGVVASRWAETVTPQLTAADVPAEEMGRRAVDLLVERIEHPAAPGPHHLLVPPISLRASTGPATGTSFPEA; this is translated from the coding sequence GTGAACATCGGTGAGATCGCCCAGCGGGCCGGTGTCTCGCGGAGCACCGTGTCCTACGCGCTGAGCGGCAAGCGTTCGGTGTCGGAGGAGACCCGTCGCAAGATCCAGCAGGTCATCGACGAGCTGGGGTACCGGCCCAACGCCAGCGCGCGAGCCCTGGCCAACGGGCGCACCAGCACGATCGGCCTCGTCTTCCCGCCCGCGGGCAACCACTACACCGGGATGCAGCTGGACTTCATCGGCAGCGTGGTGGAGGCGGCGGCGGTGCACGACTACGACGTGCTGCTGTCGCCCAGCGGTGTCGACAGCGACCGGTCGTTCCAGCGGCTGCTGGGGGAGCGGAGGGTCGACGGGGCGATCCTGATGGAGATCAGGTTGGAGGACGACCGGGTCGACCACCTGGCCGAGCTGGATTTCCCCGCCGTCGCCATCGGCCGCACCGCCCGTCCGGAGAACGGCTGGTGGGTGAGCCTGGACCACACCGCGCTCGCCGCGGCCTGTGTCCACCATCTCGCCGACCTCGGCCACCGCCGGGTCGCCTTCGTCAACCGGCCCGAACAACTGCTGCGCGCCGGGTACGAGTCCGCCCACCGAGGCCTGGACGGCTTCACCAAGGCCGCCGCCGAACGGGGGCTCACGGTACGGACGTACTGCTGCGGGGACGACGCGGCGTCCGGCCAGGTGTGCCTGGAGCGGATCCTGCACGACGACCCCGCCACCACCGCCCTGGTCACCCTGAACGAGGCCGCTCTGGGCGGCCTGTACCGGGGGCTCGCACAGGCGGGCCGCCACGTACCGCGTGACTTCTCCGTCACCGGAGTCGTCGCGAGCCGGTGGGCGGAGACGGTCACCCCGCAGCTCACCGCGGCGGACGTACCGGCCGAGGAAATGGGCCGTCGCGCGGTCGACCTGCTCGTCGAGCGGATCGAGCACCCCGCCGCGCCGGGGCCGCACCATCTGCTCGTACCGCCGATCTCGCTGCGGGCCAGCACCGGACCCGCGACCGGCACCTCCTTCCCCGAAGCCTGA
- a CDS encoding sugar ABC transporter substrate-binding protein, with the protein MHSSSRRRLGAVALSTVVAVTGAACSSGSGSTDAKGSDSGTYTVWDPYPQFAKGSDWVKLLDACGAKAGVKIKRTGYDTSDLANKALLAAQQDNSADLLVVDNPVVSTLAEAGVLTSTEDNKLDTSKVDPNLLAAGQSDGKTYGTPIGANTLALYYNKKVLKEAGVDITSVKDWKSLTAALAKVKAAGKKGITFSAIGTEEGSFQFLPWFWGAGAKLTELDSAQAVSALSLWKDWLKQGYAPNSVINNTQTTSWQEFAGGDYAFAENGTWQLANAKKAGFEYGVLPVPGAGGGSAAAPTGGEFVTIPTQGDTGRYATSRKLATCLTSTQNLYDTDTTLSYVAPTSEVQTKQVAANAELKPWVEAVKAAKGRTSDDLGTTYPKISEQLWKAVQSALSGAKSPEDALTSAQAAVK; encoded by the coding sequence ATGCACAGCTCCTCAAGGCGCCGGCTCGGCGCGGTGGCCCTGTCGACCGTCGTCGCCGTCACCGGTGCCGCCTGTTCTTCCGGGTCGGGCAGCACCGACGCGAAGGGCTCGGACAGCGGCACGTACACCGTCTGGGACCCGTACCCCCAGTTCGCCAAGGGTTCGGACTGGGTGAAGCTGCTGGACGCGTGCGGCGCCAAGGCCGGTGTGAAGATCAAGAGGACCGGCTACGACACCAGCGACCTGGCGAACAAGGCACTGCTGGCCGCCCAGCAGGACAACTCCGCCGACCTCCTCGTCGTCGACAACCCCGTGGTGTCGACCCTGGCCGAGGCGGGCGTGCTCACCAGCACCGAGGACAACAAGCTGGACACCTCGAAGGTCGACCCCAACCTGCTCGCCGCAGGCCAGTCGGACGGCAAGACCTACGGCACCCCGATCGGCGCCAACACCCTCGCCCTCTACTACAACAAGAAGGTCCTGAAGGAGGCCGGGGTGGACATCACCTCGGTCAAGGACTGGAAGTCGCTGACGGCGGCGCTGGCGAAGGTGAAGGCGGCGGGCAAGAAGGGCATCACCTTCTCCGCGATCGGCACGGAGGAGGGCAGCTTCCAGTTCCTGCCGTGGTTCTGGGGCGCGGGAGCCAAGCTGACCGAACTGGACTCCGCACAGGCCGTATCGGCCCTGTCCCTGTGGAAGGACTGGCTGAAGCAGGGCTACGCCCCCAACTCCGTCATCAACAACACGCAGACCACCAGCTGGCAGGAGTTCGCCGGCGGTGACTACGCCTTCGCCGAGAACGGAACGTGGCAGCTCGCCAACGCGAAGAAGGCCGGCTTCGAGTACGGCGTCCTGCCGGTGCCGGGAGCCGGCGGAGGCAGCGCCGCCGCCCCCACCGGCGGCGAGTTCGTCACCATCCCCACCCAGGGCGACACCGGCCGCTACGCCACCTCCCGGAAGCTCGCGACCTGCCTGACCAGCACCCAGAACCTGTACGACACCGACACCACCCTGTCCTACGTGGCCCCCACCAGCGAGGTCCAGACGAAGCAGGTCGCGGCGAACGCCGAGCTGAAGCCCTGGGTCGAGGCGGTCAAGGCGGCCAAGGGGCGCACCAGCGACGACTTGGGCACCACGTACCCGAAGATCTCCGAGCAGCTGTGGAAGGCCGTCCAGTCCGCCCTCAGCGGGGCCAAGTCGCCCGAGGACGCCCTCACTTCGGCGCAGGCCGCGGTGAAGTGA
- a CDS encoding carbohydrate ABC transporter permease, translating to MKQTTHPPDGLSAHVRSGAATTAPPPAPARARRRPTSPQWAAWAFLAPVTLYLVLFYAYPLYRNLDLSLRNYTVRSFVQGNAPFTGIENYRTVFDDPTFAPALLHTALFTAVCLVFQYAIGLALAVFFTQHFRLSATLRALFLVPWLLPLIVSASTWSWMLNSDSGIVNAALHALGIAPVNWLTSPSWSLTSVIIANIWIGVPFNLVVLHSGLQSIPASLHEAAALDGAGAWQRFWRITFPLLRPVSAITLLLGLIYTLKVFDIIWIMTKGGPADSSTTFATWSYQLGFGNLLPAFGPGAAVGNLLVVAALVFGLIYVKVQRKQALS from the coding sequence ATGAAGCAGACGACCCATCCGCCGGACGGCCTCTCCGCGCACGTCCGGAGCGGGGCGGCCACCACCGCCCCGCCCCCGGCCCCCGCGCGCGCCCGGCGCCGTCCGACCTCCCCGCAGTGGGCGGCCTGGGCGTTCCTCGCCCCGGTGACCCTCTACCTGGTCCTCTTCTACGCCTATCCGCTCTACCGCAACCTCGATCTCAGCCTGCGCAACTACACCGTCCGCTCCTTCGTCCAGGGCAACGCGCCCTTCACCGGCATCGAGAACTACCGGACGGTCTTCGACGACCCGACCTTCGCGCCCGCCCTGCTCCACACCGCGCTCTTCACCGCCGTCTGCCTGGTCTTCCAGTACGCCATCGGCCTCGCCCTCGCGGTCTTCTTCACCCAGCACTTCCGGCTGTCGGCGACCCTGCGCGCGCTGTTCCTCGTGCCGTGGCTGCTGCCGCTGATCGTGTCGGCTTCCACCTGGTCGTGGATGCTCAACAGCGACTCCGGCATCGTCAACGCCGCCCTGCACGCCCTCGGCATCGCCCCGGTGAACTGGCTGACCTCACCGTCCTGGTCGCTGACCTCGGTGATCATCGCCAACATCTGGATCGGCGTCCCCTTCAACCTGGTCGTCCTCCACAGCGGCCTGCAGTCCATCCCCGCGAGCCTCCACGAAGCCGCCGCCCTCGACGGCGCGGGTGCCTGGCAGCGCTTCTGGCGCATCACGTTCCCGCTGCTGCGCCCGGTGTCCGCGATCACCCTCCTCCTCGGCCTGATTTACACGCTCAAGGTCTTCGACATCATCTGGATCATGACCAAGGGCGGCCCGGCGGACTCGTCGACCACCTTCGCCACCTGGTCCTACCAGCTCGGCTTCGGCAATCTCCTGCCCGCCTTCGGACCCGGCGCGGCCGTCGGCAACCTGCTGGTCGTCGCCGCCCTGGTGTTCGGCCTGATCTACGTCAAGGTCCAGCGAAAGCAGGCGCTGTCATGA
- a CDS encoding carbohydrate ABC transporter permease produces the protein MNRRTGRTWWKTTLGLLLTAVMLFPVYWMLNVSLTPDRDMRKSPPDLFPAHGTLDGYRTVLHEQLPYLGTSLVIGLGTVVLTVALSAPAGYALAKLRPRGGGILNFVLLAAQMIPGIIMAMGFYAIYLSLGLLQSVPGLIVADSTLAVPFGVLIFTAFMSGIPGELLQAAKTDGAGALRTFWSVVLPMSRNAVVTVSLFAFLWSWSDFVFAGTLVNGGAHEPITLGIYHYIGNNNQEWNAIMATAVVASLPAAVILVLAQRYVAAGVTAGAVKD, from the coding sequence ATGAACCGACGCACCGGCCGCACCTGGTGGAAGACCACCCTCGGACTGCTCCTGACCGCAGTCATGCTCTTCCCGGTCTACTGGATGCTCAACGTGTCCCTCACCCCCGACCGGGACATGCGCAAGAGTCCACCCGACCTCTTCCCCGCCCACGGCACACTGGACGGCTACCGCACCGTCCTCCACGAGCAACTGCCCTACCTCGGCACCAGCCTCGTCATCGGCCTGGGCACCGTCGTCCTGACCGTCGCCCTGTCCGCCCCCGCCGGCTACGCCCTGGCCAAGCTGCGCCCACGCGGCGGCGGCATCCTCAACTTCGTCCTGCTGGCCGCCCAGATGATCCCCGGCATCATCATGGCCATGGGCTTCTACGCCATCTACCTCAGCCTCGGCCTGCTCCAGTCCGTCCCCGGCCTGATCGTCGCCGACTCCACGCTGGCCGTCCCCTTCGGCGTCCTCATCTTCACCGCGTTCATGTCCGGCATCCCCGGCGAACTGCTCCAGGCCGCGAAGACCGACGGGGCGGGGGCCCTGCGGACCTTCTGGTCCGTCGTCCTGCCGATGAGCCGCAACGCGGTCGTCACGGTGTCCCTGTTCGCGTTCCTGTGGTCCTGGTCCGACTTCGTCTTCGCCGGAACCCTCGTCAACGGCGGCGCCCACGAGCCGATCACCCTCGGCATCTACCACTACATAGGCAACAACAACCAGGAGTGGAACGCCATCATGGCCACCGCCGTCGTGGCCTCGCTGCCCGCCGCGGTCATCCTCGTCCTCGCCCAGCGCTACGTCGCCGCCGGAGTGACCGCCGGGGCCGTCAAGGACTGA